The Horticoccus luteus DNA window CCTACGCGCTGCCGCTCGGCACGTTGTGCGGCGTGCTGCTGGTGCTGGGGCGCTTGTCCGCCGACAACGAAATCACCGCCATGCGTGCCGTCGGCCGCAGCGTCGGGCAGATTTCGCGGCCCATCCTGCTCTTCGGCGCGCTGGGCGCCGTGTTCACGCTTTTCGTCAACTTCGTCGCGATGCCCCACGCCCGCGTTCAATATCATCGCGAATACGCCGAGGCGCTCCGCTCGAACCCGCTCAGTTTCCTCGTGCCGCGCACGTTCATCAGCGATTTCCCCGGCTACGTCCTTTACGTCGGCGATAAACACGGTTCGGAGATGCGCGATTTCTGGCTCTGGCAGCTCGATAGCCAGCAGCGCGTCGTCTCCCTCGTGCGCGCCGAAGCGGGCAAGTTCGACTATGATGAGGCAACGGATACCTTGCTCCTGACCCTTACGCATGCGACGGCGGAACGTCGCGACAGCAAGAATCCGGAGGAGTTCGGCAATGCGCCGCTCACCTTCAATTTCGAGCAAACAAGCGAACGTCTTTCCCTCGACCGCCTGCTCAGCCGCCGCGGCGGTTTCCGGCAAAAACTGCAATGGATGACGTATCCTGAATTGCAGGCGCAGCTCGCCAAATTCAGCCAGCCGGTGCCGCCGGCGGACCGCAAGGAACAGGCGCGCGACCGGATGAAAGTGCAGATCACGATCCAGGAAAAAATCACGCAAGCCGTGGCGGTGTTTTCGTTCGCGGCGCTCGCCATCCCACTCGGCATCCGCATCTCGCGGCGCGAAACCTCCGCCAACCTCGGCCTCGCCGTGCTGCTGGCCGGCGGCTACTATTTTCTGACCGTCATGATCGGCTGGCTCGACCGGCATCCCGAATATCGGCCCGACCTGCTGCAGTGGCTGCCCAACGTTCTCTTCCTCGGGCTCGCCCTCTGGCTTTTCCGCCGCATCGATCGAAACTGAGCCGGGCCGCACCCGCCACCGGCGTTGCCGCCACTGAAGCGCGCCAGGCGGCTTTCCAGGGATCCGCTCAACCCGGGCGGCGCCTGCCTAGCGGCTTTCTTCCGAACCCTTTTCGAGCAGGCCCTTGGTCAGAAACACCAGGCCGCCCATTTGCGTCCACTCGGAAAGGAGGTTGCCAACCACTTGGCCCCATTTGCCGCCCGGCTGCATTTTCATAAAGAGCACGAGCCAGCCCACACCGGTCGCGGCGATGGTCAGCAACAGCGAGTGGCGCCACACGAAATCACGCAGTGGATTTCTACGGCGACCTCGCACCGGTCGGCTGTCCGCCGAGTGGGCTTCCAACAAATATTTTGTCCCGAGGATGATGACGACGGAGCCGCTCCAGTCAGCGACCGCATTGCCGAAGAAGGCGCCCCAATGCGTGTCGGGATTGGACCGGGTGTAGAGGAGAATCCAGAGCGCGAGTATCGCCAGCGTGACAAGGCTCAGAGAATGCTGATGAAAAAAACCTTTCGATTTCTTCCGTTTAGCCATGCCGACACAGACGCGCGACGGCGTTGAAAGTTCGACCACCCGGGGTGTTCCTGGACCGCGCCCCTCAAACCGCCTGCACCGCGAGCTGTCCGCTGCGGCCATCGATCTCCGCCTGCATTTGGTCGCACACCGCGAGTTTGCCGCGCTCTTCCAGCAAACGCTGCGCGAGTTCGTCGAGCCGGATGAATTCCACGCCGGCGTTGCGGCATGCCGTGAGCAGCGCCTGAAACAGTCCGCGTTTGCCCATTCCTTCGATCTCCGCGTGGAGCGTGAAAACGTTTGGCCGGTCGTCGCGCAGCAGCGAGAGATAGTGGGGCACAATGCGCTCGTCGGGAAACTCCGCCCGTCCGATCAGTTCGTCGAACGTCGGCAGGGTGCTCGGAATCTCCAGTGTCTTGAACACCCGCCCGTTCACGCGCGGGAAAAACGGATACGCGCCACGCGCATCGCTCGCGTAGAGCAGACCCGCCTCATCGTAAACCTCGCGGCTCCGCTCGTTGCTCTGCCAGCCCGCCGCGCCCGCCGTGCGCGCCTCGTGGCCGAAGATCCGCAAAAACTCCGCGCGGGCGGCCAGGAACTCCTCGCGCACCTCCGCGAGCGTCATCTTTTGCACGTAGTCCTGCCAGCGGTAGTGGTTGTAGCAATGGATGCCGACCTCGTGGCCCGCATCGCGAACCGCGCGCATCACCGCCGCATTGCGCCGGCCTATGTGCGGCGCCGGCAGCAGCGTGCCGTTGAGCAACGTCCGCACGCCATACATCTGCACGACGCTGGTGCGACTGACCTTCTTGAAAAACCCCGGCCGGAAGACACGGGTGATGGCGCGCCCGGTCTGGTCCGGCCCGAGCGAAAAGAGAAAACACGCCGGCGCGTTCACGTCCGCGAGATCCGCCAACAGGTTCGGCACGCCTTCCCGCGTGCCGCGATCCGTGTCGACATCAACTTTGAGGGCGAGTCGAAGAGCCATGACTAAGGGGTGTGATGTCGGCTCAGGCGCACGCAAAATTACGCATTCATCGGTGCTTCAAACGCTTCGTCGAGCCTGGTCTCCCATCCGTCGAAATAACCTGTCAGGACCACCGGTTTCACGCCCGCAGCGTGCGTCTTCGCGGTCGGCAGGCAAGCCCTCCGCAAACGCGTCACTCCAGCCGGTAATCCTTGTGCGCGAGATGGTAGTCGAGCGTGCGCTTGATCGCCGTTTTCAAATCCACCTTCGGCTTCCAGCCGAGTTGCTTCTTCGCGTTCGCGATCGACGGCACGCGCTTCTGGATGTCCTGGTAATATTTCCCGAAATACTGCCCCGACGGCACCTTCACTGTCTTCGCCGCCTTCACGTGCTCCGCATATTCAGGAAACTCTTTGAACGCGCCGATGATCAGCTTCGCCAGCTCCGCCACGCTCACGTCGTTGTTCGGATTGCCGAGGTTGAAGATCTGCCGCGATGCCTTCCCGTCCTTGTTCTCGATGATGCGCAGCAGCGCGTCCACGCCATCGTCGATGAACGTGAACGACCGGCTCTGCTTGCCGCCGTCGACGAGCTGGATCGGCTTCTTGAAAATCACGTTCGAGATGAACTGCGTGAACAACCGCGAACTGCCCTCCTTCGGTTCGAGCACATCGTCGAGCTTCGGCCCGATCCAGTTGAACGGCCGAAACAGCGTGTAATCGACGTTGTCGCGCACGCCGTAAGCGTAAATCACGCGATCGAGCAATTGCTTCGAACACGCGTAAATCCAGCGCTGCTTCTCGATCGGCCCATACACCATCGAGCTCGTCTCTTCATTGAGCTCCGGGTCCTGGCACATTCCGTAAACCTCGGAGGTCGACGGGAAAATAATGCGCTTCTTGTATTTCGCGCACTTGCGGACGATTTCGAGGTTCGCCTCGAAATCCAATTCGAAGACCCGCAGCGGATCCTTCACGTATTGCGCGGGGTTCGCGATGGCGACGAGCGGCAGCACCGCATCGCATTTCTTCACGTGATATTCGATCCACTCGCGGTTGATCGTGATGTCGCCCTCGACAAACTTGAAACGCTCATGGCCGAGGCTGTCCTCCAGTTTGTGGGAGCCCACGTCCATGCCGTAAACCTCCCAGTTCTTTTGCGAGAGAATCGCCCGCGTGAGCGAGCTGCCGATGAAACCGTTGGCGCCGAGAATGAGAACGCGAAGAGGCATGGCGGAACCCAAGCGGGAAACCGCCGCTTTGGGAAACGAAAACTCAGAGCACCTGCCCGATGCGCAACTCCCGCTTCTCGCCGTCCCGCCATTCCACGCGCGTCAACTCCAATGCTCCCTCGCTCGTCGCCACCACGAGCGGTGCGACCGACAGCACCTCGCCCGGCGCACCGTTGCGGCCGCGTGCCGCCAGCGCATCCGGCTCCGCCCACCACACCATCAGCCGTGCGCCGTCCACTTCGGTGAACGCACCGGGATACGGATCGGTGACCGCGCGGATCAGATTGAAAATCTCCCGCGAGGTTTTCGTCCAGTCGATGCGCCCGTCCTCCGGCTTGCGGCCGCCAAAATACGTCGCCTGCGTTTCATCCTGCGGCGTTTCCCGCACGGTCCCGCCGAGCAGCGCGTCGATCTGCCGCGCCAGCACGCGGCGCGCGCACGGCAGCACCTTGCGAAACGCTTCCTCCGCCGTCTCCCGCGGCCCGATTGCCACACCTTCTTGATCCACCACCGCGCCCGCATCCGCACTTTTCACCATCCGATGAAGCGTCATGCCAATGCGCGGCTCGCCATGCAGCACCGCCCAGTTGATCGGTGCGCGCCCGCGGTATTTCGGCAGGAGCGAACCATGCATGTTCCACGCCCCGAGGCCCGGCAGCCCCAAGATCTTCGTCCCGATCATGTGCCGGTAATACACCGACAAAATCAAATCCGGCGCCAGCGCCGCGATCTTCTCGCGCCACTCGGGCGTGTTGACGCTTTCCGGCGTGAACACCGGCACACCCTTCTCCCGCGCCGCGACGGCCGGCGTCTTGAACCAGATTTTTTCGTGCGGATTATCCTCGTGCGTGATCAACGCCACGACGTTGTCGCCGCGCTCAAGGAGCAGCGACAGACACTCGTAGCCGACCTCGCTGTAACCAAAAAAGAGAATGCGTGGCTTCGTCATGCGCGGCTTAACGAGGACAACGCCGACCTCGTGTGGCGAGCGCGAACGAGCGTCCGCCGACCGTGCGCTCATCCGCTGCGCAATCCACGTTCACCCTTCGCGCACTTCCAGAATCTCTTTCACAAAATACCGCTGCCGCGCCCGCACGACCTGATAGGTGCGCCCGACGTATTCGCCGATGAGTCCGATGCCGACCATCGACACGCTCAGCAGGAAAAACACCACGCCAAACAACGTGAAAATCCCTTCCGCCTCCGCGCCGAGAAAGAGCCGGCGGTAGGCCAGAATCAGCACCAGCAGCAGACTGCCCGCCGAACACGCCATCGCGAACATCGTGAAATACTGCAAGGGCGCGAGCGAGAAGCCGGTGATCAAATCGAAGTTCAACCGGATCAATTTATACAACGAGTAATTCGACACGCCCGCGTGCCGCTCCTCGTGGCGCACGCCGACTTCGGTCGGATTGCCCGAAAAACTATAGGCGAGCGCCGGAATGAACGTGTTGATCGCACCGCTGCGCACGATCGCATCGATGATCGGCCGCGAATACGCCCGCAACATGCAGCCCTGATCCGTCATTTCGATGTTCGTCGTCTGCTTGCGCACGAGATTGACCAGGCGCGAAGCGTATTTGCGAAACGACGAATCGTGCCGCTCCAGCCGGTAACCACCCACGTAGTCGTGCCCCGCATCCATTTTCGCCAGGAGTTTCGGAATTTCCTCCGGCGGGTTCTGCAGATCGGCATCCAGCGTGAGGATGATCGAACCGCGCACACGCTCGAACGCCGCCATGATCGCCATATGCTGGCCGTAATTCGCGTTGAAATCGATCACCCGCGTCACGTCCGGCCGTGCCGCGTGCTGCGCTTGCAACAACATAAAGGAGCGGTCCGCGCTGCCATCGTTGGTGAAGATGATTTCGTAACTCCGCCCGAGCGCGTCGAGCACCGGATAGAGCCGCGCGAAGAGCGTCGGCAGGTTGAGCTCCTCGTTATAAACGGGAATGACGACCGAGAGTTGAGGCGTCGCGCTCATGCTTTGGAGTGAACCGTCAGAATCGTCGTCAACGCCGACGCCACGCGCGCCACGTCTTCCCGCGTCATCGCGGGAAACAGCGGCAACGAAAGAATGTTGCGACCGATGCGCTCCGCGATCGGGAAGTCGCCGTCCTTCCACCCGAGCGCACGGTAAACCTTGAACAAATGAATCGCCGGATAATGCACGCCCGTGCCGATGCCCGCCGCGTGCAATTGCGCCATCACTTCGGCCCGCTTCGCGTTGAGGCGCTGCTCCGGCAGCACGATTTGAAACATGTGCCAGTTCGACTGCGCGAAATCCCGCGGCGGCAATTCCACGCCGAGCCCGCGAAACGCCGGCGCATCAAACGCCTCGAAATACGCCCGCGCGAGTTCGCGCCGCTTCGTGTTGAACGTCTCCAAATGCGGCAGTTGCCCAAGCCCCACGCGCGCGGCGACGTCCGTCAGGTTGAACTTTCCGCCGACCACCTCGACCTCCATGCCGTCAAACCCCGTGCGCACCACGCCCTGCAACCGATACTGCTCCGCCAATTTCGCCTCGCGCTCGTCGTTCATCACGAGACAACCGCCCTCGATCGTCGTGACGTTTTTGTTGGGGTGGAAACTGATCGAAACAAAATCCCCCGCCGCGCCAATCTTCCGCCCTGCCCAGTTACTCCCCAGCGATTGCGCCGCATCCTCCACCACGCGCAACCCATGCTTTTGCGCGATCGCGTAAAGTCGGTCGCGATCCACCGGCAGCCCCGCCAGATCCACCGGAATGATGGCGCGCGTGCGCGGCGTGATCGCGGCCTCGATGCGCTCCAGGTCGATGTTGCGCGTCACCGGATCGATGTCCACGAACACCGGCCGCGCGCCGACCTCGAGCACAACGTTGCTCGTCGCCACCCACGAAAGCGGCGTCGTAATCACTTCGTCGCCCTCGCCGATGCCCGCAATGCGCAACGCGATCTCCATCGTGCATGTGCCCGAGTTGAACACCCGCACCGGACGACCGCCGCAATACGCCGACAACTGCGCCTCCAACTCCTTCGCCTTGGGACCGGTCGTCAGCCACCCTGAGCGCAGCACGTCGGCCACGCCGTTGATGGTTTCCTCGTCGATGGTCGGACGCGTAAGCGGGAGAAACGGCTGAGCGGTGGTGGACATGTCAGGGCTGGTTGCTGAACAGATAATGGTCCCGCGTTTCGCCGAGCAAATGATAACGAAACGCCGGCTCCGCCAAGAGCGGGCCGAGATCCTTCTTGCGCGCCACCACCC harbors:
- a CDS encoding LptF/LptG family permease: MNLLSRHLLASVLLTCGLAVGLFEFILIAGNAIQDLLDHVLAGQFPLGTVLRLVGLLVPYVITYALPLGTLCGVLLVLGRLSADNEITAMRAVGRSVGQISRPILLFGALGAVFTLFVNFVAMPHARVQYHREYAEALRSNPLSFLVPRTFISDFPGYVLYVGDKHGSEMRDFWLWQLDSQQRVVSLVRAEAGKFDYDEATDTLLLTLTHATAERRDSKNPEEFGNAPLTFNFEQTSERLSLDRLLSRRGGFRQKLQWMTYPELQAQLAKFSQPVPPADRKEQARDRMKVQITIQEKITQAVAVFSFAALAIPLGIRISRRETSANLGLAVLLAGGYYFLTVMIGWLDRHPEYRPDLLQWLPNVLFLGLALWLFRRIDRN
- a CDS encoding polysaccharide deacetylase family protein yields the protein MALRLALKVDVDTDRGTREGVPNLLADLADVNAPACFLFSLGPDQTGRAITRVFRPGFFKKVSRTSVVQMYGVRTLLNGTLLPAPHIGRRNAAVMRAVRDAGHEVGIHCYNHYRWQDYVQKMTLAEVREEFLAARAEFLRIFGHEARTAGAAGWQSNERSREVYDEAGLLYASDARGAYPFFPRVNGRVFKTLEIPSTLPTFDELIGRAEFPDERIVPHYLSLLRDDRPNVFTLHAEIEGMGKRGLFQALLTACRNAGVEFIRLDELAQRLLEERGKLAVCDQMQAEIDGRSGQLAVQAV
- a CDS encoding bifunctional UDP-4-keto-pentose/UDP-xylose synthase, with product MPLRVLILGANGFIGSSLTRAILSQKNWEVYGMDVGSHKLEDSLGHERFKFVEGDITINREWIEYHVKKCDAVLPLVAIANPAQYVKDPLRVFELDFEANLEIVRKCAKYKKRIIFPSTSEVYGMCQDPELNEETSSMVYGPIEKQRWIYACSKQLLDRVIYAYGVRDNVDYTLFRPFNWIGPKLDDVLEPKEGSSRLFTQFISNVIFKKPIQLVDGGKQSRSFTFIDDGVDALLRIIENKDGKASRQIFNLGNPNNDVSVAELAKLIIGAFKEFPEYAEHVKAAKTVKVPSGQYFGKYYQDIQKRVPSIANAKKQLGWKPKVDLKTAIKRTLDYHLAHKDYRLE
- a CDS encoding formyltransferase; translated protein: MTKPRILFFGYSEVGYECLSLLLERGDNVVALITHEDNPHEKIWFKTPAVAAREKGVPVFTPESVNTPEWREKIAALAPDLILSVYYRHMIGTKILGLPGLGAWNMHGSLLPKYRGRAPINWAVLHGEPRIGMTLHRMVKSADAGAVVDQEGVAIGPRETAEEAFRKVLPCARRVLARQIDALLGGTVRETPQDETQATYFGGRKPEDGRIDWTKTSREIFNLIRAVTDPYPGAFTEVDGARLMVWWAEPDALAARGRNGAPGEVLSVAPLVVATSEGALELTRVEWRDGEKRELRIGQVL
- a CDS encoding glycosyltransferase, with translation MSATPQLSVVIPVYNEELNLPTLFARLYPVLDALGRSYEIIFTNDGSADRSFMLLQAQHAARPDVTRVIDFNANYGQHMAIMAAFERVRGSIILTLDADLQNPPEEIPKLLAKMDAGHDYVGGYRLERHDSSFRKYASRLVNLVRKQTTNIEMTDQGCMLRAYSRPIIDAIVRSGAINTFIPALAYSFSGNPTEVGVRHEERHAGVSNYSLYKLIRLNFDLITGFSLAPLQYFTMFAMACSAGSLLLVLILAYRRLFLGAEAEGIFTLFGVVFFLLSVSMVGIGLIGEYVGRTYQVVRARQRYFVKEILEVREG
- a CDS encoding DegT/DnrJ/EryC1/StrS family aminotransferase, which translates into the protein MSTTAQPFLPLTRPTIDEETINGVADVLRSGWLTTGPKAKELEAQLSAYCGGRPVRVFNSGTCTMEIALRIAGIGEGDEVITTPLSWVATSNVVLEVGARPVFVDIDPVTRNIDLERIEAAITPRTRAIIPVDLAGLPVDRDRLYAIAQKHGLRVVEDAAQSLGSNWAGRKIGAAGDFVSISFHPNKNVTTIEGGCLVMNDEREAKLAEQYRLQGVVRTGFDGMEVEVVGGKFNLTDVAARVGLGQLPHLETFNTKRRELARAYFEAFDAPAFRGLGVELPPRDFAQSNWHMFQIVLPEQRLNAKRAEVMAQLHAAGIGTGVHYPAIHLFKVYRALGWKDGDFPIAERIGRNILSLPLFPAMTREDVARVASALTTILTVHSKA